The sequence below is a genomic window from Setaria italica strain Yugu1 chromosome IV, Setaria_italica_v2.0, whole genome shotgun sequence.
CAGCgggggaggccgccgccatggtTGATAGAATGAAGCAGAAGGTGGAGGAGACCGCTTTCCTGGTTGAGGTGGAAAGGGCGCGTCAGGCTGTCGCATGGTCGAAGATCTTGGCGGCTCAGATGAGCGCGGGGAAACAGAACTGGTGGGAGGTGGACGTGGAAGCTCTCGGGGCGGACGAGCTGCCAGTGTTTGTCAGGGCATTGGAGGTGCTAAGGACCGATGTCCAACGCCACCTTGATGCAATGGAATCATCCCGGAAGGAGAAGATGCAACCTTAATCCTTTTCTGTTAGTGCTCTCACTGCAAGATAAATCATGAAGATGTTATGTGAACTTCTCTGCTATCTTAATCCTTTTGTAATCCATGCAAGAAATATTTGTATGTTCTTCTAATGCATTATATTAGCATCAATCAGAGTATGATCCGTTCTCAAAAGATTGAATAGGCCGGACTAACATTTGTGATCCTTTATTGGGAAAAATATGCTTGGTCTGAATTTTGGGAAGGTGAGCAAGAATTTCCTTGCTTTTTAGAGATAGCCAAATAGGATCatattatttgttaataatcatccAATATTGATTTTCAATCTCTCAAAAAACGGCCATATTGATTCCAACTAAattctcattaaatgaaacataaaattcgatccatcttggtttctaggggcatgcgagtaggagaatgacccattgggaattaaatgaaggaatagcataaattggtttcaagtaaccatgTCTACATGAGAACCAAGGAAGACCGGCTGCGTGGATGTAgaggatgtgacattacatGGTGCTGGAACATGGATGGTTGCCACGTTAATCCTCAGGTACAAACTAGAATTCGTTacaatttttgggaaaaatatgtacAGACGTATGATTCGTTagaggaaaagtgaataggacagaccaaaatgttcgatcctttattggaaaaatggtttgaattttggcaaggtgagcaaggatttccttggttttgatagagagccaaatagg
It includes:
- the LOC101775407 gene encoding uncharacterized protein LOC101775407; the protein is MAKDLSQEFGAHVTVVAFSPTSEPKAYGAPTADSFLCTYLPEIHSSSSPACSKTAGEAAAMVDRMKQKVEETAFLVEVERARQAVAWSKILAAQMSAGKQNWWEVDVEALGADELPVFVRALEVLRTDVQRHLDAMESSRKEKMQP